Proteins encoded together in one Chitinophaga varians window:
- a CDS encoding Ca2+-dependent phosphoinositide-specific phospholipase C — translation MQTAITRALGTMLMACATAVCGAQSLDTLKINQVQVLGTHNSYARPVDSSVLAMIDPILEKLGQTFMKSMPKEQLAAFQEFHPNSMKMSEGLRYNHPPFDVQLDAGIRSIEIDVYNDPTGNRFNDPAAYRVLRQKGVTNLAPFDTKDLDKPGFKVLHMADIDFRTHYTTFKGALAAMRTWSDAHPGHFPIYVMIEAKDKGIPLFPGSAEVLPFDEKAFDALDQEVVAQLGRDKLITPDDVHGKYPTLRDAVLAKNWPTVKAARGKFIFLLLPSTAGMNLVSDYAKNRPNLEGRAMFMQSQPQDSYAAFFLLDNAIVRRQEIQQAVQQGFLIRTRSDIETYEAKVNDHTRADAAFKSGAQIISTDFFRPGNGYGTPYFVTLPGGGEARPNPVNTGK, via the coding sequence ATGCAGACAGCTATTACCCGTGCGTTGGGAACAATGCTGATGGCCTGTGCTACCGCCGTTTGCGGGGCACAGTCGCTGGACACACTTAAAATAAATCAGGTACAGGTGCTGGGCACCCACAACAGCTACGCCCGTCCGGTAGACTCCTCGGTACTGGCCATGATCGATCCTATCCTTGAAAAGCTGGGCCAGACATTTATGAAGAGCATGCCGAAAGAACAACTGGCGGCTTTTCAGGAGTTTCATCCCAATTCCATGAAGATGAGCGAAGGACTACGTTACAACCACCCTCCGTTCGACGTTCAGCTGGACGCAGGTATCAGAAGCATCGAGATAGATGTGTACAATGATCCTACCGGCAACCGCTTTAATGACCCTGCCGCTTACCGTGTGCTGCGACAGAAAGGAGTGACCAACCTCGCGCCTTTTGATACCAAAGACCTGGACAAACCGGGCTTCAAGGTGCTGCACATGGCCGATATTGATTTCCGTACCCACTACACCACCTTTAAAGGCGCGCTGGCTGCCATGCGTACCTGGTCGGATGCCCATCCTGGCCACTTCCCCATTTACGTGATGATTGAAGCGAAAGACAAAGGCATTCCGTTGTTCCCCGGCTCCGCAGAAGTGCTGCCTTTCGATGAAAAAGCCTTCGACGCGCTGGACCAGGAGGTGGTTGCACAGCTGGGCCGCGATAAGCTCATCACTCCCGATGACGTACACGGCAAATACCCTACGCTGCGCGATGCCGTACTGGCTAAAAACTGGCCGACCGTAAAAGCTGCGAGAGGAAAATTTATTTTCCTGTTGCTGCCTTCTACGGCGGGCATGAACCTGGTATCCGACTATGCTAAAAACAGGCCTAACCTCGAAGGCAGGGCGATGTTTATGCAATCGCAGCCGCAAGACAGCTATGCCGCTTTTTTCCTGTTGGACAATGCTATCGTGCGCCGGCAGGAGATACAGCAGGCGGTGCAACAGGGTTTCCTGATCAGGACCCGTTCCGATATTGAAACTTATGAAGCCAAGGTGAATGACCATACCCGTGCAGACGCAGCGTTTAAAAGCGGCGCCCAGATTATTTCCACCGATTTTTTCCGGCCGGGCAATGGTTATGGCACGCCTTATTTTGTAACCCTGCCGGGTGGCGGGGAGGCAAGACCTAATCCGGTGAATACAGGTAAATAA
- a CDS encoding TonB-dependent receptor, producing the protein MSSRLLLLILLLPVFCTAQQIRGSILSKEGPLPSATIVIDGAGAQTDLSGVFNITLRKTGKVTLKINYVGFAVKTITVDVKPGLNQLGAIMMEPANDVLGEVVVKGASAGSQIRAISIKKNAPGIMEVLAADAIGKLPDRNAAEAVQRIQGVSIERDQGEGRYVSVRGTPIQWSATLLNGNRLPTASLDYTDRRIQMDIFPSELIEYVQLSKAITPDMEGDAIGGSVNFITKAAPQSRMLRINAAVGYGDQARKGSYNASIVYGDRLLKGKLGFVVSAVIWDRTSAQDRYNMNYDFANPDVKQSYSITDLQLRDYIAHRKTTGLNAGLEYKFNDRHKVQFKGIYSSFLDGQNVRETYFYFNNKNATITDRASHYFTDLYSAELSGQSVLSGKLTLDWAAGMDKSKFRFKDPGYYPMATFQQAVAYEGLAADGKKYLAMDAPDGKGDVIDAVLPHISANTPITADAMKLSQVIMLRATNWEENKRFNFNLKYTPSEKLMLKSGGKFIHKDKVVQSPYNVYIAGMQGAAPSMSSLGTEPFPYNGGFLSEIHSPYNNVIIDQMALGNLKSLVTPEGISQYKLYPFQVDSATNASGATKYFSGVENVYALYVMGEYKASEKITLTGGIRNEYNKVTFNGSRVNGKQVTAISQDNSYNAFLPMLHVKYNITDKDILRVAYTRSFARADFNNLNPGTTQDDANKLITRGNAALKPTFANNFDLMAEHYFGGIGMVNVGAFYKKLTDLVYTNQSSENINGIQYTVSEPQNLQGAWLAGFEAGFVKRFTGLPGFWKGFGVDVNYTYTDSRVKIPRFVNNQKIEDNSVIPKQAKHIFNASLLYEYGKFMARIAGNYKGKYLDVIRQAAGPDHYRWYAENFTVDFSASYAITPKVRTFLELNNITNAPVRYYHGTFDRVEQAEWYSLRGQIGVSVKIF; encoded by the coding sequence ATGAGCAGCCGGCTTTTATTACTGATTTTACTCCTGCCTGTTTTCTGTACGGCACAGCAGATCAGAGGGAGTATTTTATCCAAAGAGGGTCCCTTGCCTTCGGCTACCATCGTGATCGATGGTGCTGGGGCACAGACTGATCTTTCCGGGGTTTTTAACATCACCCTTCGGAAGACAGGGAAAGTGACCCTGAAGATCAATTATGTGGGGTTTGCCGTTAAAACAATAACGGTAGATGTCAAACCGGGATTAAACCAGCTGGGCGCCATTATGATGGAACCTGCCAACGATGTGCTGGGAGAAGTGGTCGTGAAAGGCGCTTCTGCCGGTTCTCAGATACGGGCCATCAGCATCAAAAAGAACGCACCAGGCATTATGGAGGTACTGGCTGCCGATGCTATCGGCAAACTGCCGGACCGCAATGCGGCAGAAGCAGTGCAGCGTATCCAGGGTGTTTCTATTGAGCGTGACCAGGGTGAAGGACGTTATGTGTCCGTACGTGGCACTCCTATCCAGTGGAGCGCCACCCTGCTGAACGGCAACCGACTGCCCACGGCCAGCCTGGATTATACCGACCGCCGTATTCAGATGGACATCTTCCCTTCGGAACTGATAGAATATGTACAGCTGTCAAAAGCCATCACCCCGGATATGGAAGGCGATGCCATTGGCGGATCTGTCAACTTCATCACCAAAGCGGCGCCACAGTCAAGGATGCTGCGGATCAACGCCGCCGTTGGATATGGCGATCAGGCCCGCAAAGGTTCCTATAATGCGTCCATCGTTTATGGCGACCGCCTGCTGAAAGGCAAACTGGGCTTTGTAGTGTCGGCCGTCATCTGGGACCGTACCTCTGCACAGGACCGCTATAATATGAACTATGATTTCGCAAATCCTGATGTAAAACAGTCCTATTCCATCACCGACCTGCAATTGCGCGATTATATTGCCCACCGCAAAACCACCGGCCTCAACGCCGGCCTGGAATACAAATTCAACGACAGGCACAAGGTACAGTTCAAAGGTATCTACAGCTCTTTCCTCGATGGGCAGAACGTACGCGAGACATACTTCTACTTCAACAACAAAAACGCCACCATTACCGACAGGGCTTCCCATTACTTCACAGACCTGTATTCGGCGGAATTGAGCGGCCAGTCAGTTTTGTCCGGAAAACTCACCCTCGACTGGGCAGCCGGCATGGACAAGTCGAAGTTCCGGTTTAAAGACCCCGGATACTATCCCATGGCCACTTTCCAGCAGGCGGTCGCCTATGAAGGACTGGCTGCCGATGGTAAAAAATACCTCGCCATGGACGCCCCTGACGGAAAAGGAGACGTGATAGACGCAGTACTGCCACATATCTCCGCCAATACACCGATTACCGCAGATGCCATGAAACTGTCGCAGGTGATCATGCTGCGCGCCACCAACTGGGAGGAGAACAAACGTTTCAACTTTAACCTGAAATACACCCCGTCGGAAAAACTGATGCTGAAATCCGGTGGTAAGTTTATTCACAAAGACAAGGTGGTGCAGTCTCCCTACAATGTATACATCGCCGGTATGCAGGGCGCGGCGCCTTCCATGTCCAGCCTGGGTACTGAACCATTCCCTTATAACGGCGGCTTCCTGTCTGAAATCCATTCACCCTATAACAACGTGATCATCGATCAGATGGCGTTGGGCAACCTGAAATCGCTTGTAACGCCGGAAGGCATCAGCCAGTACAAGCTGTATCCTTTCCAGGTGGATTCCGCTACCAATGCGTCAGGGGCCACCAAATACTTCAGCGGTGTGGAAAACGTATATGCGCTCTACGTGATGGGCGAATATAAAGCCTCTGAGAAAATCACGCTGACCGGCGGTATCCGTAACGAGTACAATAAAGTGACGTTCAACGGCAGCAGGGTAAATGGCAAACAGGTAACGGCTATCAGCCAGGATAACAGCTACAACGCTTTCCTGCCGATGCTGCATGTGAAATACAATATAACGGACAAGGATATACTCCGTGTGGCGTATACCCGGAGCTTCGCCCGTGCGGACTTCAATAACCTGAACCCAGGCACCACACAGGACGATGCCAATAAACTGATCACCCGCGGCAATGCCGCCCTGAAGCCTACGTTCGCCAATAACTTCGACCTGATGGCAGAACATTATTTCGGTGGCATCGGTATGGTCAACGTAGGAGCTTTCTACAAAAAACTTACTGACCTGGTATATACCAATCAATCTTCAGAAAACATTAACGGTATACAATATACGGTGAGCGAGCCGCAGAACCTGCAAGGGGCCTGGCTGGCAGGCTTCGAGGCCGGTTTTGTGAAAAGATTCACCGGCCTGCCCGGCTTCTGGAAAGGGTTTGGGGTAGATGTGAACTACACCTACACTGATTCCCGCGTGAAGATACCGCGGTTCGTGAATAACCAAAAGATCGAAGACAACAGCGTGATCCCCAAACAGGCCAAACATATCTTCAACGCCTCGCTGCTGTATGAATACGGGAAATTCATGGCCAGGATAGCCGGTAACTATAAAGGCAAATACCTGGACGTGATCCGCCAGGCTGCCGGTCCGGACCACTACCGCTGGTACGCTGAGAATTTCACCGTTGACTTTTCCGCTTCCTACGCCATCACACCTAAAGTCAGGACATTCCTGGAACTGAACAATATCACCAATGCGCCGGTACGCTACTACCATGGCACTTTCGACCGGGTGGAACAAGCCGAATGGTATTCTCTCCGCGGACAGATAGGCGTGAGCGTTAAAATTTTCTAA
- a CDS encoding helix-turn-helix domain-containing protein: MKYIILLGAFQALVIFSIFIISHKKRSSDNILSWFLMLVFVHLGAGFMLHTLFPHAEIHKQYYTFITLMYAPVLWMYTTHLSGRYQKAGRSNYLHLLPAVAGAIAYFSIAGYIIAHNGKTPPAIIYYNQTVGYIALVSFPLYSILSLWEARRIPAFWQSEKQLVRFMAIMFLAMTFFSLLLTVNNYLSSASRFVIDSHLWGRIGTYISLLSICLAIGRVRILFLMDTGTTLPLMENTPAVAAVEEGPVEEEAAADTSALPRKSVLSASQQAAIAAQLKQWMYEKALYKDPELTLDKLAAAMEISRHHLSEALNQYLGQSFYQFINEYRIREVVKLLDKCREEKDTPNILSLAFEAGFHSKSSFNQYFKKVTGTTPSAYMKSKNTVVVTARNTINVNGLTIP, encoded by the coding sequence ATGAAGTATATTATTTTACTGGGCGCTTTTCAGGCATTGGTCATATTCAGCATATTTATTATCAGCCATAAGAAAAGATCTTCTGATAATATATTGAGCTGGTTTTTAATGTTGGTGTTTGTACACCTGGGCGCCGGTTTTATGTTGCATACGCTGTTCCCGCATGCGGAAATCCACAAGCAGTATTACACGTTTATCACATTGATGTATGCGCCGGTATTATGGATGTATACTACCCATCTTTCCGGAAGATATCAAAAGGCCGGGCGGAGCAACTACCTGCATCTCCTGCCTGCGGTCGCCGGCGCTATAGCCTATTTTTCGATTGCAGGTTATATCATTGCGCACAACGGTAAAACTCCTCCCGCCATTATTTATTACAACCAGACGGTGGGATATATAGCACTGGTGTCTTTCCCGTTATATTCAATATTGTCGCTGTGGGAAGCCCGCCGTATCCCGGCTTTCTGGCAGTCAGAAAAACAGCTGGTCCGGTTTATGGCGATCATGTTTCTGGCCATGACGTTTTTTAGTTTGCTGTTGACGGTCAATAATTACCTTTCCTCCGCTTCCCGGTTCGTCATCGATAGCCACCTGTGGGGAAGAATAGGTACCTATATCTCCCTGTTAAGTATTTGCCTGGCCATTGGGCGCGTAAGGATTTTATTTTTGATGGACACCGGCACCACCTTGCCACTGATGGAGAATACGCCTGCTGTTGCTGCTGTTGAAGAGGGACCCGTTGAAGAAGAAGCGGCAGCCGATACTTCGGCGCTTCCGCGGAAATCGGTGCTGTCTGCCTCCCAGCAGGCGGCCATTGCGGCACAGTTGAAACAATGGATGTACGAAAAGGCCCTTTATAAAGATCCGGAGCTGACGCTGGACAAACTGGCCGCGGCGATGGAGATATCGCGGCACCATCTCTCGGAAGCGCTGAACCAGTACCTCGGACAGTCTTTTTATCAGTTCATCAATGAATACAGGATCAGGGAAGTGGTAAAACTGCTGGACAAATGCCGCGAGGAGAAAGACACACCCAACATCCTCTCCCTGGCATTTGAAGCCGGTTTTCATTCCAAGTCATCGTTCAACCAGTACTTCAAAAAAGTCACCGGTACTACCCCTTCCGCCTATATGAAAAGTAAAAATACGGTAGTGGTCACCGCGCGAAATACAATCAACGTGAATGGCTTAACAATTCCGTAA
- a CDS encoding glutamate--tRNA ligase family protein, translated as MLFLFSNKSAQFFYARSSIFAKNSFLIEKILHSHDYPAHRKTRIAPTPSGFLHLGNVFSFVLTATLARRCGAAILLRIDDMDQQRVRPEYVQDIFDTLHFLEIPWEEGPRSPDDLKREWSQLHREALYQQALAALKAGGKLFACDCSRSRLQHAGGIYDGHCLHRQLPWDGPDVCWRVNTAAPLTLHMHTGNGLLPATLPDEQRYFVVRKKDGHAAYQLASVIDDDYFGIDLIVRGEDLWDSTLAQLYLARLAGMDRFCNTTFYHHTLLMETPGKKLSKSEGATAVRFFRNEGKTKADIFSAIAGMLGIREQAPDWETLGALLLDHYPVFRQPAPAQR; from the coding sequence ATTCTTTTTTTATTTTCCAACAAATCAGCACAATTTTTTTACGCCCGCAGCAGTATTTTTGCGAAAAACAGCTTCCTCATAGAAAAGATACTGCACAGCCATGACTATCCGGCGCACCGTAAAACCCGTATCGCGCCTACGCCCAGCGGCTTTCTGCACCTGGGCAACGTGTTCTCTTTTGTGCTCACGGCCACCCTCGCACGCCGCTGCGGCGCCGCTATACTCCTGCGGATAGACGATATGGACCAGCAACGGGTAAGACCGGAATACGTGCAGGACATCTTCGATACCTTACATTTCCTGGAAATACCGTGGGAAGAAGGGCCCCGCTCACCGGACGACCTGAAGCGGGAATGGTCGCAGCTGCACCGGGAAGCGCTGTACCAACAGGCGCTGGCGGCGCTGAAAGCAGGAGGGAAGCTCTTTGCCTGCGACTGTAGCCGGTCAAGGTTACAACATGCCGGCGGTATTTATGATGGTCATTGCCTTCACCGCCAACTGCCCTGGGACGGCCCTGATGTTTGCTGGCGCGTCAATACCGCTGCGCCGCTAACGCTGCATATGCATACGGGCAACGGCTTGCTGCCGGCCACGCTGCCGGATGAACAACGCTATTTTGTGGTGAGAAAAAAAGACGGCCATGCTGCCTATCAGCTGGCATCCGTGATAGATGACGACTACTTCGGCATAGACCTTATCGTCCGGGGGGAAGACCTGTGGGATTCCACGCTGGCACAGCTATACCTGGCCAGGCTGGCGGGTATGGACCGCTTCTGTAACACGACCTTTTATCATCATACCCTCCTGATGGAAACACCCGGTAAAAAGCTCTCCAAGTCGGAAGGCGCTACTGCCGTGCGTTTCTTCAGGAATGAAGGCAAAACCAAAGCGGACATCTTTTCCGCGATTGCCGGTATGCTTGGTATCCGGGAACAGGCGCCTGACTGGGAAACGCTGGGCGCCCTGCTGCTGGACCATTACCCGGTGTTCCGGCAACCGGCACCGGCACAGCGCTGA
- a CDS encoding aldo/keto reductase, whose translation MKMKQIALGSQGLVVPVIGLGCMGMTGFEEGHMYGPADEQEAIATIHRSLELGGNFLDTADLYGPLKNEQLIAKAISGKRDQYILATKFGWEIDDNNKVTWAINGKKEYVKRSLERSLKHLNTDYIDLYYLHRLDKNTPIEETVEAMAGLVKDGKVGYIGLSEVSSETVKRAHAVHPVTAVQSEYSLFERTVEERGVLTTLKELGIGFVAYSPLGRGFLSGQIKSIDDLPENDFRRAIPRFQGEMFNKNIELVKAIEAMAEAKNVTSSQLALAWIMSKGIVPIPGTKRRKYLGQNLAAVNIELTEADLSQLESIVPLGTDTGAPYDEFSMGLID comes from the coding sequence ATGAAAATGAAACAAATAGCATTGGGCAGCCAGGGATTGGTTGTACCAGTAATTGGCCTGGGATGTATGGGAATGACGGGTTTTGAAGAGGGGCATATGTATGGTCCTGCAGATGAGCAGGAAGCTATCGCGACGATTCACCGTTCGTTGGAACTAGGAGGTAATTTTTTAGATACGGCCGACCTGTATGGGCCGTTGAAAAACGAGCAGCTCATTGCGAAGGCGATCAGCGGTAAACGCGATCAATATATTCTAGCGACTAAGTTTGGCTGGGAGATCGATGACAACAATAAGGTGACCTGGGCCATCAATGGTAAAAAGGAGTATGTAAAGAGATCTTTAGAGCGTTCGCTAAAGCACCTCAATACCGATTATATCGATCTGTATTACCTGCACCGCCTGGATAAAAATACGCCTATCGAGGAAACAGTTGAAGCCATGGCCGGACTGGTCAAAGATGGGAAAGTGGGTTATATCGGCCTCTCGGAAGTATCATCTGAAACAGTTAAGCGGGCGCATGCCGTACACCCGGTCACCGCAGTACAAAGCGAGTATTCTTTGTTTGAGCGGACGGTGGAAGAACGCGGTGTGTTAACAACGTTAAAGGAGCTGGGCATTGGGTTTGTAGCTTATTCACCTTTGGGCCGTGGTTTTTTGTCGGGACAAATCAAAAGCATTGATGACTTGCCGGAGAACGATTTTCGTAGAGCGATCCCACGTTTTCAGGGTGAAATGTTTAATAAAAATATTGAATTGGTTAAGGCCATTGAAGCAATGGCCGAAGCAAAGAATGTTACTTCTTCACAGCTGGCTTTAGCATGGATCATGAGCAAGGGGATCGTGCCGATTCCGGGAACGAAACGCAGAAAGTATCTCGGGCAAAACCTTGCTGCGGTCAATATTGAGTTGACGGAGGCAGATCTTTCACAACTGGAAAGCATCGTGCCTTTAGGAACAGATACCGGCGCACCTTACGATGAGTTCAGTATGGGCTTAATTGATTAA
- a CDS encoding helix-turn-helix domain-containing protein, whose protein sequence is MNAINSISEFHRLLSLPEPRHPLVSVINLAESIFLEDEIWKGFVNRFYCVALKREAKGKIRYGQLHYDYDKGVLSFTAPNQVQQLDLQNMECGSGYLLLFHPDFLLQHTLANSIHHYGFFDYAVNEALHLSADEEEDLIATLHKIDKEYEHIDKHTQEIILTHIELLLKYANRFYERQFLTRKNHNSALLTRFEQLVDDYFNSDIQGLLTVQYIAAQMNLSPNYLSDLLRIHTGQNTQQHIHEKLIAKAKEKLSTTSLLVSEIAYALGFEHSQSFSTLFKKKTNLSPVEFRQAFRGDL, encoded by the coding sequence ATGAACGCCATTAATTCCATATCGGAATTTCACCGGTTGCTGTCATTGCCCGAACCACGCCATCCGCTGGTAAGCGTGATCAATCTGGCGGAAAGTATTTTTTTGGAGGACGAAATATGGAAAGGTTTCGTTAACCGCTTTTATTGTGTGGCGCTCAAACGCGAAGCGAAAGGCAAGATCAGGTACGGACAGCTGCATTATGATTACGATAAAGGGGTATTGAGTTTTACCGCGCCCAACCAGGTACAACAACTGGACCTGCAAAATATGGAGTGCGGGTCCGGTTATCTCCTGCTCTTTCACCCCGACTTCCTGCTACAGCATACGCTGGCCAACAGTATTCATCACTACGGTTTTTTCGATTATGCGGTAAACGAAGCGCTTCATCTGTCGGCAGACGAAGAAGAGGACCTGATCGCGACCCTTCACAAAATTGACAAGGAGTACGAGCATATCGACAAGCACACCCAGGAGATCATTCTGACGCACATCGAGCTCCTGCTAAAGTACGCTAACCGTTTTTATGAGCGACAGTTTTTGACCCGTAAGAATCATAATTCAGCGCTGCTGACCAGGTTTGAACAGTTGGTCGATGATTACTTTAACAGTGACATACAGGGTTTGCTTACGGTACAATACATTGCAGCACAGATGAATCTCTCGCCAAACTATCTGAGCGACCTGCTTCGGATCCATACAGGGCAGAACACACAACAGCATATTCATGAAAAGCTGATCGCGAAAGCCAAAGAAAAACTCTCCACCACCAGCCTTTTGGTCAGCGAGATCGCCTATGCATTGGGTTTTGAGCATTCGCAGTCCTTTAGCACGCTTTTTAAAAAGAAAACGAATTTATCGCCGGTTGAATTCCGTCAGGCATTTAGAGGAGATTTATAA
- a CDS encoding AraC family transcriptional regulator, with product MKQPLLFFSTGYFIYIGRAVDTVVHQHHALQIAISFEDTIEIITSGAVIKHRAVIIDSDQPHECRTYNNTFLLINIDPECKTGAGLKKACLSGQPIAALPETMVEALLEEIKPLLADDTNADSVFHITLQFLRQLSHTGGKEDMDDRIARVLEVLKQPGQEPLKIKDLSSMVYLSPSRLIHLFTTQVGIPIRKYMLWVRLLTAVQYIISARDLTDAALEAGFSDAPHFNRTFKRMFGLAPSLLLKNSQIIQAYVK from the coding sequence ATGAAACAGCCGCTATTATTCTTCTCAACCGGGTACTTTATCTACATAGGCCGTGCTGTCGATACGGTTGTTCACCAGCACCATGCCTTACAGATCGCCATTAGTTTTGAGGATACAATAGAGATCATCACCTCCGGCGCTGTGATCAAACACAGAGCTGTTATCATCGATTCCGATCAACCACACGAGTGCAGAACGTACAACAATACTTTCCTGCTGATCAATATCGATCCGGAATGCAAAACAGGAGCTGGTCTTAAGAAGGCCTGCCTGTCCGGCCAGCCAATAGCAGCATTGCCGGAAACAATGGTGGAGGCATTATTGGAAGAAATAAAACCACTACTGGCAGATGATACCAATGCGGACAGCGTTTTTCATATTACGCTGCAATTCCTCCGGCAACTTTCTCATACAGGAGGCAAAGAGGATATGGACGACAGGATTGCCAGGGTGCTGGAAGTTCTCAAACAGCCCGGACAAGAGCCGTTAAAAATCAAAGATTTATCATCTATGGTCTATCTTTCTCCCAGCCGGCTCATCCACTTATTTACGACACAGGTCGGTATTCCTATCAGAAAATATATGCTGTGGGTCAGACTTTTAACGGCAGTACAGTACATCATTTCCGCCAGGGACCTGACGGATGCAGCCCTCGAAGCCGGTTTCTCCGACGCCCCGCACTTCAACCGGACCTTCAAACGAATGTTTGGGCTGGCCCCTTCCCTTTTACTCAAGAATAGCCAAATCATTCAAGCCTATGTAAAGTAG
- a CDS encoding DUF2268 domain-containing putative Zn-dependent protease (predicted Zn-dependent protease with a strongly conserved HExxH motif), whose translation MHSIKSYVILLLTVLVVNTLHAQTKIYYSDIDLFWKTFDSVHTVSDSATQVHLIQTMYLEKGTKGLKELARIRNWTPAKFRQSIFTHPGFWTSVRSNTLKVKAYTADFEKLIAAYKKLYPSFKTPDIYFMIGFIGTGGTTTETEVLIGTEIGAADSTTNSAGLHPFLQNYFKDNPGILQIVAHELSHTQHNGGDMEGRAHTNLLGACIAEGMCDFMAELLLQHPLSTPYMRYGREHEKEIWEKFRQQMHGTALKDWLYNGVDLGYFVGYAICKSYYEHAPDKAKAIDYMLHLDNEQLTELDKFLSDSGYMQKPK comes from the coding sequence ATGCACTCCATCAAAAGTTATGTCATTTTGTTGCTGACAGTGTTGGTTGTTAATACCCTCCATGCACAAACGAAGATTTACTATTCAGATATAGATCTGTTCTGGAAAACATTTGACAGTGTGCATACTGTGAGTGATTCCGCAACGCAGGTACATCTCATACAGACAATGTACCTGGAAAAGGGAACTAAAGGGTTAAAAGAACTGGCCCGTATCAGAAACTGGACACCAGCAAAATTTCGGCAGAGTATTTTTACCCATCCTGGTTTCTGGACATCTGTCAGATCCAATACCCTGAAGGTAAAAGCGTATACAGCGGATTTTGAAAAACTGATAGCAGCCTATAAAAAGTTGTACCCATCATTTAAAACACCGGACATTTATTTTATGATTGGGTTTATCGGCACCGGAGGAACGACTACAGAAACTGAAGTGCTGATAGGAACAGAGATCGGGGCAGCTGACAGTACCACTAACTCAGCGGGTCTTCACCCGTTTTTGCAAAACTATTTTAAAGATAACCCGGGTATTTTGCAGATCGTGGCGCATGAATTGTCCCATACCCAACACAACGGAGGGGATATGGAGGGCAGGGCCCACACCAATCTGCTGGGAGCCTGTATTGCAGAAGGCATGTGTGATTTTATGGCGGAATTGTTGCTGCAGCATCCGTTAAGTACCCCGTATATGCGTTACGGTAGAGAACATGAAAAAGAAATATGGGAAAAGTTCAGGCAACAAATGCATGGAACAGCACTAAAGGACTGGTTGTATAACGGCGTTGATCTCGGGTATTTTGTAGGATACGCTATCTGCAAATCCTATTATGAACATGCCCCAGACAAGGCTAAAGCGATCGACTATATGCTGCATTTGGATAATGAACAACTTACTGAGTTGGATAAGTTCCTGTCGGATTCGGGATATATGCAGAAACCTAAATGA